The Megalobrama amblycephala isolate DHTTF-2021 linkage group LG20, ASM1881202v1, whole genome shotgun sequence genome includes a window with the following:
- the fasn gene encoding fatty acid synthase yields MEDIVIAGISGRLPESNNLEEFWQNLFNGVDMVTEDDRRWKPGLYGLPRRNGKLKEIDRFDAAFFGVHPKQAHTMDPQLRLMLEISYEAIVDGGINPVSMRGSKTGVYIGVSGSEAGEAFSKDPEELLGYSMTGCQRAMFANRLSYFFDFNGPSTAIDTACSSSLLALENAFNAIRHGQCDAALVGGVNLLLKPNTSVQFMKLGMLSPEGTCKSFDASGNGYCRSEAAVAVLLTRKSMAKRIYATVLNAGNNTDGYKEQGVTFPSGEMQQRLVRSLYEEANISPEQVEYVEAHGTGTKVGDPQEVNGIVSVFCQSPRDPLLIGSTKSNMGHPEPASGLAALAKVVLSLEHGVWAPNIHFHNPNPDIPALTDGRVRVVSEPIPVRGGIVGINSFGFGGSNVHVILRPHGSKSLAQAAQPSIPRLLQACGRTEEAVTSLLGNAQQHKENPSYLSLMHDVSGVPTTSMPYRGYALIGAQGELTEVQQNQPTPRALWYICSGMGTQWAGMGRSLMQLPEFRESIQRSDVALKETGLCVSRLLMDADESTFEDTVHAFVGLAAIQVAQIDMLQKMGLQPDGIVGHSVGELACGYADGSLSHSEAVLAAYWRGRCIKEANLPAGGMAAVGLTWEECKAQCPQGVVPACHNAEDTVTISGPQDSVSKFVAQLKENGVFAKEVRSAGVAFHSYYMASIAPALLSALQKVIKNPRPRSARWISTSIPQPDWESPLALYSSAEYHVNNLVSPVLFQEGLNHVPDNAVVVEIAPHALLQAILKRSLKPTCSILPLMKRGHVNNLEFFLSHVGKIYMNGINVDSNNLYPAVEYPVPTGTPLISPHIQWDHSQIWDVPKVEDFPAGSGGSTSATVYNIDMNPESPDYYMIGHCIDGRVLYPATGYLVLAWRTLMRSLGTVMEHTPVTFEDVTIHRATILPKTGSVQLEVRLMPATNRFEVSENGNLAVSGKVSVLEDTGLDTFHAELNKPMPADKEDPKLLLKAGDIYKELRLRGYDYGKTFQGILESNNAGDCGKLHWTGNWVTFLDTMLQMIVVGLPGRSLRLPTRIRSVCVDPKLHEERVNEYAEDQKAVDVHVNRCLDNITAGGVQICGLHATVAPRRQQQQTPPTLEEFVFVPYVDSDCLRTSEKLGDQLRHCKGLVQRLQRKLANQGVKISIPGLEDATEGQLIGAEAEKGLLRLLSVLCGLELNGNLRSELEQTVEKERDCLVQDPLLNGLLDSQALRHCLDTALENSTPGKLKVLEALAANGRVFSRAVGLLNIQPMLRLDYTASDVSTDQLSAHQSSLEEQGISSAQWDPLQGPATGGLNGADLVVCNTAVGPTTNPALLIENLTSAVREDGFVLLHTLLRGDTIGETVAFLTSQNNQEGFLTQTEWEKLFHKYSLNVVTLRKSFYGSALFLCRRRQQSSHKQPILIFVDPTDYKWVETLKSTLAESSDIPVWLIATKGHNGVVGMVNCLRQEPGGNRIRCAFVSNLSKGAAVPSLVPTEKSMKALLNKDLVMNVYRDGLWGVFRHQLLTQDLSEELTEQAYVNVLTRGDLSSLRWIASPLRHFVPSNPNVQLCRVYYSSLNFRDIMLATGKLPPDAIPGDIALQQCMLGMEFSGRDPSGRRVMGLLPAKGLATCVDADKRFLWDVPSSWTLEQAASVPVVYATAYYSLVVRGRLRPGESVLIHSGSGGVGQAAIAIALSMRCRVFTTVGSGEKKQYLQERYPQLTAESFANSRDASFEQHVMLHTQGKGVDLVLNSLAEEKLQASLRCLARHGRFLEIGKYDLSNNTPLGMALFLKNVAFHGILLDALFEEGNREWEEVSELLKKGIASGVVQPLRTTVFERNQVEDAFRYMAQGKHIGKVLLQVRSEETSSTVPAVSPLSIPAICRTFCPASLSYIITGGLGGFGLELAHWLTERGARKLVLTSRSGIRNGYQAKRIREWQAMGIQVLVSTSDVSTMEGTERLITEACRLGPVGGIFHLAMVLKDGMLENLTPQQFIDVNRPKYGGTINLDNVTRQKCPQLQQFVVFSSVSCGRGNAGQSNYGFANSTMERVCEQRRHDNLPGLAIQWGAIGDVGVVLETMGGNDAVIGGTLPQRMSSCLEVLDRFLCQQKPVMSSFVLAEKVVVAKGEGSGKRDLVEAVAHILGVRDVNSLNADASLADLGLDSLMGVEVRQTLERDYDIVMAMREIRQLTINKLRELSSQSGGKEESRASPAKRSGAQALLESDLSRMLVNPDGPTVAPLNEVQSAERPLFLIHPIEGSIAAFRTLTGKLSVPCYGLQCTKAAPLDSIQSLAAYYVECLRQVQPEGPYRIAGYSFGACVAFEMCSQLQAAKCPVEYLFLFDGSHSYVAAYTQSYRAKLTPGKESEAETEALCAFIQQFTGIEYNKLLETLLPLSDLEARVNKAVDLITSSHKNVSRDMLHFAASTFYHKLKAADRYVPTSKYHGNVTLLRAKASSEYGDGLGSDYKLHEVCDGKLSVHVIEGDHRSFLEGEGVESISGIIHSSLAEPRVSTREG; encoded by the exons ATGGAGGATATCGTTATAGCTGGAATTTCAGGTCGCCTTCCTGAGTCTAACAATTTGGAAGAATTTTGGCAGAACCTTTTCAATGGAGTTGACATGGTCACAGAAGACGACAGGCGGTGGAAACCAG GTCTGTATGGCCTTCCCAGACGAAATGGAAAACTAAAAGAAATCGACAGATTTGATGCAGCCTTCTTTGGTGTGCATCCCAAACAGGCCCACACCATGGACCCACAGCTGAGGCTTATGCTAGAGATATCGTATGAGGCCATCGTCGATGGAG GCATAAACCCAGTGTCCATGCGTGGCAGCAAGACTGGCGTCTACATTGGAGTGAGTGGCTCAGAGGCGGGAGAGGCCTTCAGTAAAGACCCAGAGGAGCTGCTGGGATACAGCATGACAGGATGCCAGCGAGCCATGTTTGCCAACCGCTTGTCTTACTTCTTTGACTTCAATG GTCCCAGCACAGCCATTGACACCGCATGTTCCTCTAGCCTGCTGGCTCTGGAAAATGCTTTCAATGCTATTCGCCATGGCCAATGTGATGCAGCACTTGTGGGCGGAGTTAACCTGCTGCTCAAGCCCAACACCTCAGTGCAGTTCATGAAACTGGGCATGCTCAGTCCTGAGGGAACCTGCAAGTCATTTGACGCCTCAG GAAATGGCTATTGCCGCTCAGAAGCTGCTGTCGCAGTACTCTTGACCAGGAAGTCAATGGCTAAGAGAATCTACGCCACAGTTCTCAATGCTGGCAACAACACAGACGGCTACAAAGAGCAAG GTGTGACATTCCCATCAGGCGAGATGCAGCAGCGCCTGGTCCGTTCCCTTTATGAGGAGGCCAACATATCACCTGAGCAAGTGGAGTACGTTGAGGCCCACGGCACCGGTACTAAG GTTGGGGATCCTCAGGAAGTGAATGGCATTGTGAGTGTATTCTGTCAGTCACCGAGGGATcctcttctgattggctcaaCCAAATCCAACATGGGACACCCAGAGCCTGCTTCTGGATTGGCAGCTCTTGCCAAG GTGGTTTTGTCTTTGGAACATGGCGTCTGGGCTCCCAACATCCATTTCCATAATCCAAACCCTGACATTCCTGCTCTAacggatggccgggtgcgtgtagTGTCGGAGCCCATACCTGTCCGTGGGGGCATTGTGGGCATCAACTCATTTGGGTTTGGAGGCTCAAATGTCCACGTGATCCTGCGTCCACATGGTTCAAAATCGCTGGCTCAAGCTGCACAACCTTCAATCCCCAGACTCCTGCAGGCCTGTGGTCGCACCGAGGAGGCGGTCACTTCCCTTCTCGGCAATGCCCAACAGCATAAGGAAAACCCAAGTTACCTGTCTCTAATGCATGATGTGTCTGGAGTTCCAACGACAAGCATGCCGTACAGGGGCTATGCACTGATCGGAGCACAGGGAGAGCTTACAGAGGTTCAACAGAACCAGCCCACACCAAGAGCTCTATGGTACATTTGCTCAG GAATGGGCACACAGTGGGCAGGAATGGGCCGTAGCCTGATGCAGCTGCCTGAATTCCGGGAGTCAATCCAGCGTTCGGACGTGGCTCTGAAGGAAACAGGGCTGTGTGTGTCTCGCTTGCTCATGGATGCTGATGAGAGCACTTTTGAAGACACTGTCCATGCATTTGTTGGTCTTGCAGCCATCCAG GTCGCCCAGATTGACATGTTGCAGAAGATGGGTCTACAGCCTGATGGGATTGTGGGCCATTCTGTGGGAGAGCTGGCATGTGGTTACGCCGACGGCTCCCTGAGCCACAGCGAGGCAGTTCTAGCCGCTTACTGGAGAGGACGCTGTATTAAAGAGGCCAACCTGCCCGCGGGGGGCATGGCTGCAGTAG GCCTAACGTGGGAAGAATGCAAAGCTCAGTGTCCACAGGGTGTCGTTCCTGCATGTCACAATGCTGAGGACACTGTCACCATCTCAGGCCCTCAG GACTCTGTCAGCAAGTTTGTTGCCCAGCTGAAAGAGAATGGTGTGTTTGCCAAAGAAGTGCGCAGTGCCGGTGTGGCGTTTCACTCGTATTATATGGCCTCTATTGCTCCAGCCCTGCTGTCTGCACTGCAGAAG gTAATAAAGAACCCAAGACCTCGCTCGGCACGCTGGATCAGCACGTCCATCCCGCAGCCGGACTGGGAGAGCCCACTGGCACTCTACTCTTCTGCAGAGTACCACGTCAATAACTTGGTCAGCCCTGTGCTCTTCCAGGAGGGACTCAACCATGTGCCAGATAATGCTGTGGTAGTAGAAATTGCCCCACATGCTTTGCTGCAG GCCATCCTGAAGCGAAGCCTAAAACCAACCTGCTCCATCCTCCCCTTAATGAAAAGGGGACATGTCAACAATCTGGAGTTCTTCCTCTCTCATGTGGGCAAGATCTACATGAATGG GATTAACGTGGACAGTAATAATTTATATCCAGCTGTGGAATACCCTGTTCCAACAGGGACTCCCCTCATCTCCCCTCACATTCAGTGGGATCACTCCCAGATCTGGGATGTGCCCAAGGTGGAGGACTTCCCTGCTGGCTCAGGGGGATCCACCTCTGCCACCGTGTACAATATCG ACATGAACCCAGAGTCTCCTGATTACTACATGATTGGTCATTGTATTGATGGCCGGGTGCTGTACCCAGCCACAGGATATCTGGTTCTGGCCTGGAGGACTCTGATGAGATCACTAGGCACAGTCATGGAACACACGCCTGTTACATTTGAAGACGTCACCATCCATAGAGCCACCATCCTACCCAAGACAG GGTCTGTCCAGCTGGAGGTGCGACTCATGCCCGCCACTAACCGTTTTGAGGTGTCCGAGAATGGAAATCTGGCTGTCAGTG GTAAAGTGAGTGTCTTGGAAGACACTGGACTTGATACTTTCCATGCTGAGCTGAATAAACCAATGCCTGCAGACAAGGAAGATCCCAAACTGCTTTTAAAAGCCGGGGACATCTACAAAGAGCTGCGTCTGCGTGGATATGACTACGGCAAGACCTTCCAGGGGATACTGGAATCTAACAACGCAG GTGACTGTGGAAAACTCCACTGGACGGGTAACTGGGTGACATTTTTAGACACCATGCTGCAGATGATTGTTGTGGGGCTGCCTGGTCGCAGCTTGAGACTGCCCACTCGCATCCGCTCTGTGTGTGTCGACCCTAAACTTCATGAGGAGAGGGTGAACGAGTATGCAGAAGACCAGAAAG CTGTGGACGTTCATGTTAATCGTTGTCTGGACAACATAACAGCGGGAGGAGTTCAGATCTGCGGGCTTCACGCTACTGTAGCACCCCGTCGCCAACAGCAGCAGACTCCGCCCACATTGGAGGAATTTGTCTTTGTTCCCTATGTGGACTCAGATTGCCTCAGAACCAGTGAGAAACTTGGAGACCAACTGAGACATTGCAAAG GTCTAGTACAGCGTCTGCAGAGGAAGCTGGCCAATCAGGGAGTGAAGATCTCCATCCCTGGGTTAGAAGATGCGACCGAAGGCCAGCTGATTGGAGCAGAGGCGGAAAAAGGTCTGTTGCGGCTGCTCTCTGTGTTGTGCGGACTGGAGCTGAACGGGAACCTGCGCTCTGAGCTGGAACAGACTGTGGAGAAGGAGAGAGACTGTCTGGTGCAGGACCCTCTGCTCAACGGCCTGCTGGACTCCCAGGCGTTACGCCACTGCTTGGACACGGCCCTCGAGAACAGCACTCCTGGAAAACTCAAAGTCCTGGAG GCTCTAGCTGCCAACGGCCGTGTGTTTTCTCGAGCTGTTGGTCTCCTCAATATCCAGCCGATGTTGCGTCTCGACTACACCGCTTCAGATGTCTCCACTGACCAGCTTTCTGCTCACCAGAGCTCCCTGGAGGAGCAGGGCATCTCATCCGCTCAGTGGGACCCTCTTCAGGGCCCAGCAACAGGTGGTCTGAATGGGGCTGACCTGGTTGTGTGTAACACTGCAGTAGGACCAACAACCAATCCTGCTCTTCTGATTGAAAACCTGACTTCAGCTGTGAGAGAAgatggttttgttttgctccACACCCTACTCAGAGGAGACACTATAGGGGAGACGGTAGCTTTCCTCACATCTCAAAACAACCAGGAGGGTTTCTTGACTCAG acTGAATGGGAGAAGCTTTTCCATAAGTACTCTTTAAATGTGGTCACGCTGAGAAAATCCTTCTACGGCTCCGCTCTGTTCCTTTGTCGCCGTCGCCAACAGTCCTCTCATAAACAGCCCATCCTTATTTTCGTGGACCCTACTGACTACAAATGGGTGGAGACTCTAAAG AGCACTTTAGCTGAGTCATCTGATATCCCAGTCTGGCTCATTGCCACTAAGGGTCATAATGGAGTGGTGGGAATGGTGAACTGCCTCAGACAGGAGCCCGGAGGCAACCGTATACG GTGTGCATTTGTTTCTAATTTAAGTAAGGGCGCTGCAGTCCCCTCGCTTGTTCCTACTGAAAAGAGCATGAAGGCATTACTGAACAAGGATCTGGTCATGAACGTGTACCGGGATGGGCTGTGGGGTGTATTCAGACACCAGTTGTTAACACAAG ATCTTAGTGAGGAGTTGACAGAGCAGGCGTACGTGAACGTCCTGACCCGTGGTGACCTCTCATCGCTGCGCTGGATCGCTTCCCCGCTGCGTCACTTCGTTCCTTCCAATCCCAACGTGCAGCTCTGCCGCGTTTACTACTCCTCCCTCAACTTCAGAGACATCATGCTGGCCACTGGCAAACTGCCTCCAGATGCCATCCCTG GAGACATAGCGCTGCAGCAATGCATGCTAGGAATGGAGTTTTCAGGGAGAGACCCCAGTGGGCGACGTGTAATGGGTTTGCTGCCAGCTAAAGGCCTGGCCACCTGTGTGGATGCAGACAAGCGTTTCCTTTGGGATGTTCCATCCAGCTG GACACTAGAGCAGGCTGCCTCCGTTCCAGTGGTGTATGCCACCGCCTATTATTCCCTAGTGGTGCGAGGGCGTCTGAGGCCTGGAGAGAGTGTGTTGATCCATTCAGGCTCTGGAGGGGTGGGACAGGCCGCTATTGCTATTGCACTTAGTATGCGCTGTCGAGTCTTTACAACTGTGG GTTCTGGAGAGAAGAAGCAGTACCTGCAGGAAAGATATCCTCAGCTTACAGCAGAATCCTTTGCTAATTCTAGAGATGCCTCATTTGAACAGCATGTAATGCTCCACACTCAGGGCAAAG GAGTTGATTTGGTGCTAAACTCCCTAGCTGAAGAGAAGCTGCAGGCCAGCTTGCGTTGTTTGGCCAGACATGGTCGTTTCCTGGAGATCGGCAAATATGACCTTTCCAACAACACACCACTAG GTATGGCTCTGTTCCTAAAGAACGTGGCCTTCCACGGCATTCTGCTGGACGCTTTGTTTGAGGAAGGCAACAGGGAATGGGAGGAGGTATCTGAGCTGTTGAAGAAGGGAATCGCCAGTGGGGTCGTTCAGCCATTACGTACCACAGTCTTCGAGAGGAATCAGGTGGAGGACGCCTTCCGCTACATGGCTCAGGGCAAACACATCGGCAAAGTCCTTCTGCAG GTACGTTCAGAGGAGACAAGCAGCACTGTTCCTGCAGTTTCTCCTCTTTCTATCCCCGCTATCTGCCGTACCTTCTGCCCTGCTTCTCTCTCGTACATCATCACTGGAGGCCTGGGTGGTTTCGGGTTGGAGCTGGCCCACTGGCTCACTGAGAGAGGTGCTCGTAAACTggtgctgacgtcacggtctgGCATCCGCAATG GTTATCAGGCCAAACGTATTCGAGAGTGGCAGGCCATGGGCATTCAGGTCCTCGTGTCCACTAGTGATGTCAGCACAATGGAAGGGACGGAGCGTCTCATCACTGAGGCCTGCCGCTTGGGTCCAGTTGGTGGCATCTTCCACCTTGCCATG GTCCTTAAAGACGGCATGCTGGAGAATCTGACCCCACAGCAGTTCATTGATGTCAATAGACCCAAATATGGTGGAACCATCAATCTTGACAA CGTGACTAGGCAGAAGTGCCCACAGCTTCAGCAGTTTGTGGTCTTCTCCTCGGTCAGCTGTGGCCGTGGAAACGCTGGCCAGAGCAACTATGGGTTCGCCAACTCCACCAtggagagagtgtgtgagcAGCGCCGCCACGACAACCTGCCCGGCCTGGCCATACAGTGGGGTGCCATTGGAGATGTGGGTGTCGTCTTGGAGACTATGGGTGGCAATGATGCAGTGATCGGTGGCACGTTGCCCCAGCGCATGTCTTCCTGTTTGGAGGTGCTGGATAGGTTTCTGTGCCAGCAGAAGCCTGTAATGTCCAGCTTTGTGTTGGCAGAGAAAGTGGTGGTCGCTAAAGGAGAAGGAAGCGGAAAGAGGGACCTGGTGGAGGCAGTGGCTCATATTCTGG GTGTGCGCGACGTGAACAGTTTGAATGCTGACGCCTCATTGGCTGATCTGGGTCTCGATTCGCTGATGGGTGTTGAGGTTAGGCAGACCCTAGAGAGGGACTACGACATCGTCATGGCAATGAGGGAAATCCGACAGCTAACCATTAACAAGCTGCGGGAGCTTTCCAGCCAATCAGGAGGGAAAGAGG AATCTCGAGCTTCTCCTGCGAAGCGCTCTGGTGCTCAAGCTCTGCTGGAGTCAGATCTCAGCCGGATGCTAGTGAACCCTGATGGCCCTACAGTGGCCCCGCTGAACGAGGTTCAGAGTGCCGAGAGGCCTTTGTTCCTCATCCACCCCATTGAGGGATCCATTGCCGCCTTCCGCACTCTCACCGGAAAGCTTAGCGTGCCGTGCTATGGCCTGCAGTGCACCAAAG CCGCACCTCTAGACAGTATCCAGAGTCTTGCTGCTTACTACGTGGAGTGCTTGAGGCAGGTTCAGCCAGAGGGGCCATATCGCATCGCTGGCTACTCGTTCGGTGCATGTGTGGCTTTTGAGATGTGCTCACAGCTGCAGGCAGCCAAATGCCCTGTGGAATACCTCTTCCTGTTTGATGGCTCGCACTCTTACGTGGCAGCTTATACACAG AGTTACAGAGCCAAACTGACCCCTGGCAAAGAGTCTGAGGCAGAGACGGAAGCTCTATGTGCTTTTATCCAACAGTTCACTGGCATTGAGTATAACAAG CTGTTGGAGACATTGTTACCTCTGTCTGACCTGGAGGCTCGTGTGAACAAGGCTGTGGATCTCATCACATCCAGCCATAAGAATGTCAGCCGAGATATGCTCCATTTTGCTGCTTCTACTTTTTACCACAAACTGAAGGCTGCCGACCGCTACGTTCCAACTTCCAAGTATCACGGCAATGTGACCCTGCTGAGAGCCAAGGCCAGCAGCGAGTACGGTGATGGTTTAGGATCTGACTACAAGCTGCATGAG